The following proteins are encoded in a genomic region of Helicobacter macacae MIT 99-5501:
- the gyrA gene encoding DNA gyrase subunit A yields MENLLDDKNIIDINIDDSIKESYLDYSMSVIVGRALPDAKDGLKPVHRRILYAMNELGVSSRASYKKSARIVGDVIGKYHPHGDTAVYDALVRLAQDFSMRLELVDGQGNFGSIDGDSAAAMRYTEARMTQASEEMLRDIDKDTVDFVPNYDDTQKEPDVLPTRIPNLLVNGSSGIAVGMATSIPPHRIDEIIDALFCVIDNPKTPLDELLEHIKGPDFPTGGIIYGKQGIIDAYGTGRGRIRVRAKTHIEKTKTKDIIIIDEIPYQVNKAKLVEQISELAKEKIIDGISEVRDESDREGMRVVIELKKDAMSEIVLNNLYKSTTMESTFGIILLAVNNKEPKIFTLLELLNIFISHRKTIIIRRTIFELEKAKARAHILEGLKIALDNIDEVIALIRASKDTEEAKNGLMSKFGLSELQAKAILEMRLQRLTGLERDKIENEYAELLKLIDELSKILKSEERLKEIIKEELAEIKDKFSTPRRTQIEEDYDNIDIEDLIPNEPVVVTMSHRGYVKRVLLKTYEKQNRGGKGKISGNTHEDDFIESFFVANTHDTIMFITNRGQLYWLKVYKIPEAGRTAIGKAVVNLINLQADEKIMATITTSDFNKDKSLVFFTKNGIIKRTNLSEYSNIRSVGVRAINLDEKDEVVTARIITQEVKELFIATQKGMCIKFPIQDAREIGRVARGVTGIRFKEKGDCVIAATTIGSDEDKLLTVSERGIGKQTNAGAYRLQSRGGKGVIVMKIDDKKTGNLVSVVNVNDEKLDLMVLTSKGKMIRVDTEAIRESARNTMGVKIVNVAGEKVAFAVTCPKEDKEDELDEGEGGSDIKGENL; encoded by the coding sequence ATGGAGAATCTACTTGATGATAAAAATATCATAGACATAAATATTGATGATAGCATTAAGGAGAGTTATTTAGATTATTCGATGAGCGTCATCGTAGGGAGGGCATTGCCCGATGCCAAAGACGGGCTAAAGCCCGTGCATAGGAGAATCCTATATGCGATGAATGAGCTAGGTGTAAGCTCTCGTGCAAGCTATAAAAAATCCGCTAGAATCGTAGGTGATGTCATCGGTAAATACCACCCACACGGCGATACAGCCGTATATGACGCTCTCGTGCGGCTTGCCCAAGATTTTTCTATGAGACTAGAGCTAGTCGATGGGCAGGGCAACTTTGGCTCAATTGACGGCGATAGTGCAGCTGCTATGCGATATACCGAAGCGCGTATGACACAAGCAAGCGAGGAAATGCTACGCGACATAGACAAAGACACAGTTGACTTTGTCCCAAACTATGATGACACCCAAAAAGAACCAGATGTCCTCCCCACACGCATACCAAACCTCCTTGTCAATGGCTCAAGCGGAATCGCCGTAGGTATGGCGACAAGCATACCACCACACAGAATCGATGAAATAATAGACGCTCTTTTTTGCGTGATAGACAATCCAAAAACACCACTTGATGAATTATTGGAGCATATCAAAGGACCAGATTTCCCAACAGGTGGAATCATCTACGGCAAGCAAGGCATAATCGATGCCTACGGCACGGGTAGAGGACGCATACGAGTGAGAGCCAAAACCCACATAGAAAAAACCAAGACAAAAGACATTATCATCATTGATGAGATTCCCTACCAAGTAAACAAAGCAAAACTTGTCGAGCAAATAAGCGAACTAGCAAAAGAAAAAATCATCGATGGCATAAGCGAAGTGCGTGATGAGAGCGATAGAGAGGGTATGCGAGTAGTCATCGAGCTAAAAAAGGACGCGATGAGTGAAATCGTGCTAAACAATCTCTACAAATCAACGACAATGGAAAGCACATTTGGGATAATATTGCTCGCTGTAAACAACAAAGAACCAAAGATTTTCACTCTCTTAGAATTGCTAAATATTTTTATCTCACACCGAAAAACCATCATCATTCGCCGCACGATTTTTGAGCTAGAAAAGGCAAAAGCTAGAGCGCACATACTAGAGGGGCTAAAAATCGCGCTAGATAATATCGATGAAGTCATCGCCCTAATCCGCGCTAGCAAAGACACAGAGGAAGCAAAAAACGGGCTTATGAGCAAATTTGGCTTAAGCGAACTACAAGCAAAAGCTATCCTAGAAATGCGCTTGCAACGGCTAACAGGACTAGAGCGCGACAAAATCGAAAACGAATATGCCGAGCTACTAAAACTTATCGATGAGCTAAGCAAAATCCTAAAAAGCGAAGAGCGACTAAAAGAAATCATAAAAGAAGAGCTAGCAGAAATCAAAGATAAATTCTCCACACCGCGCAGGACGCAGATTGAGGAGGATTATGACAATATCGATATAGAGGACTTAATCCCAAATGAACCTGTGGTAGTAACAATGAGCCACAGAGGCTATGTCAAACGAGTGCTACTCAAAACTTATGAGAAGCAAAATCGCGGTGGCAAAGGCAAAATAAGTGGCAACACACACGAAGATGATTTCATAGAATCATTCTTTGTGGCAAATACCCACGACACGATAATGTTTATCACAAATCGTGGGCAACTCTATTGGCTAAAAGTCTATAAAATCCCAGAAGCAGGGCGCACCGCTATCGGCAAAGCTGTGGTAAATCTAATCAACCTCCAAGCTGATGAAAAAATAATGGCAACAATCACAACAAGTGATTTTAACAAAGACAAATCGCTAGTATTCTTTACCAAAAACGGAATCATCAAGCGCACAAACCTAAGCGAATATAGCAACATAAGAAGCGTAGGCGTGCGAGCGATAAACCTAGATGAAAAAGATGAAGTCGTAACCGCTAGAATCATCACCCAAGAAGTAAAAGAGCTATTTATCGCCACACAAAAAGGAATGTGTATCAAATTCCCCATACAAGATGCAAGAGAAATCGGCAGAGTAGCTAGAGGTGTAACAGGCATACGATTCAAAGAAAAAGGCGATTGTGTCATCGCGGCCACCACGATAGGAAGCGATGAAGACAAACTCCTAACCGTGAGTGAGCGCGGTATCGGCAAGCAAACAAACGCAGGTGCATATCGCTTGCAATCACGCGGAGGAAAGGGAGTCATCGTAATGAAAATAGATGACAAAAAGACAGGGAATCTCGTAAGCGTGGTAAATGTAAATGATGAAAAACTAGACCTTATGGTGCTAACAAGCAAGGGCAAAATGATACGCGTAGATACCGAAGCAATAAGAGAATCCGCACGCAATACAATGGGTGTCAAAATCGTAAATGTCGCAGGCGAAAAGGTGGCGTTTGCCGTTACTTGCCCCAAAGAGGACAAAGAAGACGAACTAGATGAGGGAGAGGGTGGAAGTGATATAAAGGGCGAAAATCTCTAA
- a CDS encoding glycosyltransferase family 8 protein, with product MPQTRERERESLNPKSSLRNSTNSHLDSYPKRDYDSLSDDERREGYIFHIISDFLSDDSRTRFTYLAKDLAKIYPCEIYIHICDDKLFSGLPRLNGNYLTYFRFFIPQFIPQNCAVCLYLDIDMLVVGDLRELFALDMGEKCVGVVKDYIVRNSLRKKPKLIAKRSDFRDIDFTGTHFNAGFLLLNLPEWKKQNIVQKCFEVMANYHLDMHDQDTLNAVIVEQNRLKLPFEFNILPRAFLQSICNDESNHFKFDYTRKEMDFALKNPVIFHFTSACAKQWQNPKICNVQGQNISLLWWEVALKTPQFADILQSEFERLSANSDKNYENCVAIYLLKCVKNPLGFFALPFVVAKVFGKNPKEILKSRKFGESSGESCGGKSCDLHKLIPSDYNFAFELFYFCQKSWQRRKRGDLLILPLKAIKLKIRHNRYGINRITNNL from the coding sequence TTGCCGCAAACGAGAGAGAGAGAGAGAGAGAGTTTAAATCCTAAAAGTTCATTAAGAAATTCTACAAATTCTCATTTAGATTCTTACCCAAAGCGTGATTATGATTCACTAAGTGATGATGAGAGGCGCGAGGGCTATATTTTTCACATAATTAGTGATTTTTTGAGTGATGATTCACGCACTAGGTTTACTTATCTTGCCAAAGATTTAGCCAAAATCTATCCTTGTGAGATTTACATTCATATTTGCGATGACAAGCTATTTAGCGGACTTCCACGCCTAAATGGTAACTATTTGACATATTTTCGCTTTTTTATCCCACAATTCATACCACAAAATTGCGCCGTGTGCTTGTATTTAGACATTGATATGCTTGTGGTGGGCGATTTGAGGGAATTATTTGCGCTTGATATGGGTGAAAAATGCGTGGGCGTGGTAAAGGACTATATTGTAAGGAATTCATTGCGTAAAAAACCAAAACTAATTGCTAAGAGAAGTGATTTTAGAGATATTGATTTCACAGGGACGCATTTTAATGCGGGATTTTTACTGCTAAATTTACCCGAATGGAAAAAACAAAATATTGTGCAAAAATGCTTTGAGGTTATGGCAAATTATCATTTGGATATGCATGACCAAGATACGCTAAATGCTGTGATAGTGGAGCAAAATCGTCTAAAACTTCCTTTTGAATTCAACATCTTGCCACGCGCATTTTTGCAAAGTATCTGCAATGATGAATCCAATCATTTCAAATTTGACTACACGCGCAAAGAGATGGATTTTGCATTAAAAAATCCTGTGATTTTTCACTTTACAAGTGCTTGTGCGAAACAGTGGCAAAATCCAAAAATCTGCAATGTGCAAGGACAAAATATTAGTTTGCTTTGGTGGGAAGTCGCGCTAAAAACGCCACAATTTGCGGACATTTTGCAAAGCGAGTTTGAGAGATTAAGCGCAAATAGCGATAAGAATTACGAAAATTGCGTGGCGATTTACTTGCTAAAATGTGTAAAAAATCCGCTTGGATTTTTTGCGTTGCCTTTTGTGGTGGCAAAAGTCTTTGGTAAGAATCCAAAAGAGATTTTGAAATCGCGTAAATTTGGCGAATCTAGTGGTGAATCTTGTGGTGGCAAATCTTGCGATTTGCACAAACTAATCCCAAGCGATTATAACTTTGCCTTTGAGCTATTTTATTTTTGTCAAAAGTCTTGGCAAAGGCGCAAAAGAGGCGATTTGCTAATCTTGCCCCTTAAAGCAATCAAGCTAAAAATCCGTCATAATCGCTATGGTATAAATAGAATCACAAACAATCTATAA
- the rplQ gene encoding 50S ribosomal protein L17, protein MRHNHGYRKLGRTSSHRKALLKNLAIALIDNEKIETGVFKAKELQTYIEKLVTTARVGDFNAHRLVYAYLQNKSATKKLCTEVAPRYKDTKGGYTRINRTRTRRGDASQMATIEFVKN, encoded by the coding sequence ATGAGGCATAATCACGGCTATCGTAAATTGGGTAGGACAAGCTCGCATAGAAAGGCATTGTTAAAAAACCTTGCTATTGCGCTTATTGACAATGAAAAAATTGAAACAGGCGTATTTAAGGCAAAAGAATTGCAAACTTATATAGAAAAACTTGTAACTACTGCGAGGGTAGGGGATTTTAACGCACATAGACTTGTGTATGCGTATTTGCAAAATAAATCCGCTACCAAAAAACTATGCACAGAAGTTGCTCCACGCTATAAAGATACCAAAGGTGGCTACACTCGTATCAACCGCACTCGCACAAGGCGTGGAGATGCTTCACAAATGGCTACTATTGAGTTTGTGAAAAACTAG
- a CDS encoding DNA-directed RNA polymerase subunit alpha, translating to MDIFKTVPHIPNEILVEDIGTNRIRVSVWPFEPGYAITFAHPLRRLMLSCTPGYAPVMLHIDGVSHEFDSMRGVVEDVTPFIMHLKKIRFASKSKELQNTIRVNYNFKGPMELKGAHLVTDEIDVVNKEAHLATINEDAKFSFSLVVKRSIGFKPNDLVRKDKDFTGEIGLIPLDAHFTPVKKVIYEIQDVLVDDNPNYEKVVFEIESDGQVEPLDVFKNSIAIAQAHMNIFGSEVSVLNPDIKFPPDDPIDLKTLLIKIDTLNLSTRCFHCLDKIGVQYIGELAMMPESTLKGIKNMGKKSFDEIAEKLSSLGYPIGSNLPPEVQAAFNKKIGKTR from the coding sequence ATGGATATTTTTAAGACAGTTCCTCACATTCCAAATGAGATTTTAGTAGAGGACATTGGCACAAATCGTATTCGTGTAAGTGTGTGGCCTTTTGAGCCGGGCTATGCTATCACATTTGCGCATCCGTTGCGCAGGCTTATGCTATCTTGCACGCCGGGCTATGCACCTGTTATGCTGCATATTGATGGCGTTTCTCACGAGTTTGATTCTATGCGTGGCGTGGTTGAAGATGTAACTCCTTTTATTATGCATCTTAAAAAAATTCGCTTTGCTAGCAAATCTAAAGAATTACAAAATACTATTCGCGTTAATTATAATTTCAAAGGACCTATGGAGTTGAAAGGTGCACATTTGGTTACTGATGAAATTGATGTCGTAAACAAAGAGGCTCATCTTGCCACTATCAATGAAGACGCGAAGTTTAGCTTCTCACTTGTAGTGAAGCGCTCTATCGGCTTTAAGCCAAATGACTTAGTGCGCAAGGATAAAGATTTCACGGGCGAAATCGGGCTTATTCCTTTGGATGCACATTTTACACCTGTCAAAAAAGTCATCTACGAAATTCAAGATGTTCTTGTGGATGATAATCCAAACTATGAAAAAGTTGTTTTTGAGATTGAGTCAGATGGGCAAGTAGAGCCACTTGATGTGTTTAAAAACTCTATTGCTATCGCACAGGCTCATATGAATATATTTGGCAGTGAAGTTTCAGTGCTAAATCCAGATATAAAATTTCCACCAGATGACCCGATTGACTTAAAAACCTTGCTTATCAAAATCGACACCCTAAACCTTAGCACTCGTTGCTTTCATTGCCTTGATAAAATCGGTGTGCAATACATTGGCGAGCTAGCTATGATGCCAGAATCAACCCTAAAAGGTATCAAAAATATGGGCAAAAAATCTTTTGATGAGATTGCTGAAAAACTTAGCTCTCTTGGCTATCCTATTGGCTCAAATCTACCTCCAGAAGTCCAAGCAGCGTTTAACAAAAAAATCGGCAAAACAAGATAA
- the rpsD gene encoding 30S ribosomal protein S4 codes for MARYRGPVEKLERRFGVSLALKGERRLAGKSALDKRPYAPGQHGQRRGKISDYGLQLREKQKAKAMYGVSEKQFRSIFVEANRLEGNTGENLIQLIERRLDNVVYRMGFATTRRNARQLVTHGHILVDGKRLDIPSYIVKAGQKIELKEKTKNNPQVVRALDLSAQSGIVAWVDVDKDKKFGIFTRYPQREEVVIPIEERLIVELYSK; via the coding sequence ATGGCACGATATAGAGGACCAGTAGAAAAGCTAGAGAGACGGTTTGGTGTGTCTTTGGCACTAAAGGGAGAGAGGAGACTAGCAGGTAAGAGTGCGCTTGATAAGCGTCCTTATGCGCCCGGACAGCACGGACAAAGGCGAGGTAAGATTTCGGACTATGGATTGCAACTGCGTGAAAAACAAAAAGCAAAGGCAATGTATGGGGTGTCAGAGAAGCAGTTTCGCTCTATTTTTGTGGAGGCAAATCGCTTAGAGGGCAATACGGGTGAAAATCTTATCCAACTTATTGAGCGAAGGCTTGATAATGTCGTGTATCGTATGGGTTTTGCCACCACTAGGAGAAATGCTCGTCAGCTTGTTACACACGGGCATATTTTAGTCGATGGCAAGAGGCTTGATATTCCCTCATACATAGTCAAAGCGGGGCAAAAGATTGAGCTAAAAGAAAAAACAAAAAATAATCCACAAGTTGTTCGCGCACTTGATTTGAGTGCTCAAAGCGGAATCGTAGCGTGGGTTGATGTTGATAAAGATAAGAAGTTTGGGATTTTCACGCGCTATCCCCAAAGAGAAGAAGTTGTGATTCCTATCGAAGAGAGACTTATCGTTGAGTTGTATTCCAAATAA
- the rpsK gene encoding 30S ribosomal protein S11, with amino-acid sequence MAKTTTNKKRVVKKNIARGIVCISATFNNTNVTVTDEMGNVICWATAGGLGFKGSKKSTPYAAQQAVESALAKAKEHGVKEVGVKVQGPGSGRETAIKSVGATEGIKVLWLKDITPLPHNGCRPPKRRRV; translated from the coding sequence ATGGCAAAAACCACTACAAATAAAAAGCGGGTTGTAAAGAAAAATATCGCACGAGGGATTGTGTGTATTTCTGCAACCTTTAACAATACAAATGTAACTGTTACCGATGAAATGGGCAATGTCATCTGCTGGGCAACTGCTGGTGGGCTAGGATTCAAGGGGAGTAAAAAATCCACCCCTTACGCAGCGCAACAAGCAGTAGAGAGTGCGCTAGCTAAAGCAAAAGAGCACGGTGTGAAAGAAGTCGGTGTCAAGGTGCAAGGACCGGGAAGCGGACGAGAGACAGCGATAAAAAGTGTTGGTGCGACAGAGGGCATCAAGGTGCTTTGGCTAAAGGATATTACACCGCTTCCGCACAATGGTTGCAGACCACCTAAAAGACGAAGAGTGTAA